A window of the Agrococcus jejuensis genome harbors these coding sequences:
- a CDS encoding YbaK/EbsC family protein, translated as MDPVTIPAKALALQQQLRDLGVERDIVHFPGGVHTAKAAADALGIEVGQIANSLIFWMADAPLLVMTSGRHRVDTDALASALGEGPIGRATPEQVRAATSQVIGGVAPIGHPAPVRTIVDAALADYDRISAAAGTPDTVFLLTFDELVHITGGTVMRVGD; from the coding sequence ATGGACCCCGTGACCATCCCCGCCAAGGCCCTCGCCCTCCAGCAGCAGCTCCGCGACCTCGGCGTCGAGCGCGACATCGTGCACTTCCCCGGTGGCGTGCACACGGCGAAGGCGGCGGCGGATGCGCTGGGCATCGAGGTGGGGCAGATCGCGAACTCGCTCATCTTCTGGATGGCGGATGCGCCGTTGCTCGTGATGACGAGCGGACGCCACCGCGTCGACACCGACGCGCTCGCGTCCGCACTCGGCGAGGGACCCATCGGGCGGGCGACGCCCGAGCAGGTGCGTGCGGCGACGAGCCAGGTCATCGGCGGCGTGGCCCCGATCGGCCACCCGGCGCCGGTGCGCACGATCGTCGACGCGGCGCTCGCGGACTACGACCGCATCTCGGCGGCGGCGGGCACGCCCGACACGGTCTTCCTGCTGACGTTCGACGAGCTCGTGCACATCACGGGCGGCACGGTCATGCGGGTCGGCGACTGA
- a CDS encoding DoxX family protein, which produces MRPLSASAPLAADVSLLALRLVVGGVMVAHGAQKLFDQGLEATVGGFAGMGVPAPEITAPFVIGVELIGGALIVLGAALPIVGVLVAIDMLVAAVLVHAPFGVFAGDGGWELVAALGAGALALAVVGGGRFGLDGALSGRSRRRVATA; this is translated from the coding sequence ATGCGTCCGCTGTCCGCATCCGCTCCGCTCGCCGCCGACGTCTCGCTGCTCGCGTTGCGGCTCGTCGTGGGCGGCGTCATGGTCGCGCACGGCGCGCAGAAGCTGTTCGACCAGGGACTGGAGGCGACGGTCGGCGGGTTCGCGGGGATGGGCGTGCCGGCGCCCGAGATCACGGCGCCGTTCGTGATCGGGGTCGAGCTCATCGGTGGCGCGCTCATCGTGCTGGGTGCCGCGCTGCCGATCGTGGGCGTGCTCGTGGCGATCGACATGCTCGTGGCGGCGGTGCTCGTGCACGCGCCGTTCGGCGTCTTCGCCGGCGATGGCGGTTGGGAGCTCGTCGCCGCCCTCGGCGCCGGCGCCCTCGCGCTCGCCGTCGTGGGCGGGGGCCGCTTCGGCCTCGACGGGGCCCTGTCGGGCCGCTCGCGCCGCCGCGTCGCGACCGCCTGA
- a CDS encoding pentapeptide repeat-containing protein — translation MPTDRLQAPTEPRVALPPLDDAAPSAVHDAAVLDRAHLVDVDSTGADLAEIALSECHVERWQATGAVLRHAHLVESRVERLDAAELDASRSVWRDVEVVASRIGSIDLSDASIRSVAFVGCKLGHVNLRAARARDLTFRDCTIDTLDVGDAELERAAFPGSSVHTLELPRATLRHVDLRGLEPRVVTPVESLAGAVIDDVQLSLLAPAFAAHLGIRVV, via the coding sequence ATGCCGACCGATCGACTGCAGGCGCCCACCGAGCCGCGGGTCGCGCTGCCGCCGCTCGACGACGCCGCGCCCTCCGCCGTGCACGACGCAGCCGTGCTCGACCGCGCGCACCTGGTCGACGTCGACTCGACGGGTGCCGACCTCGCCGAGATCGCGCTGTCGGAGTGCCACGTCGAGCGCTGGCAGGCGACGGGCGCGGTGCTGCGGCACGCGCACCTCGTGGAGTCGCGTGTCGAGCGTCTCGACGCCGCCGAGCTCGATGCGAGTCGCAGCGTGTGGCGTGACGTCGAGGTGGTCGCGAGCCGCATCGGGTCGATCGACCTGTCGGATGCGAGCATCCGCTCGGTCGCGTTCGTCGGCTGCAAGCTCGGCCACGTCAACCTGCGGGCGGCGCGCGCTCGCGACCTCACCTTCCGCGACTGCACGATCGACACGCTCGACGTCGGCGATGCCGAGCTCGAGCGCGCCGCGTTCCCCGGCTCGAGCGTGCACACGCTCGAGCTGCCGCGCGCCACCCTGCGGCACGTCGACCTGCGCGGCCTCGAGCCCCGCGTCGTCACGCCCGTCGAGTCGCTCGCGGGCGCCGTCATCGACGACGTGCAGCTGTCCCTCCTCGCGCCCGCCTTCGCGGCGCACCTGGGCATCCGCGTCGTCTGA
- a CDS encoding alpha-mannosidase, which translates to MRAAASWLLGLPVEQPTAYRRLRAIRERIWTRLAPLEASILTSPEPTPFGHWRPSDFRPLRPGTAWGHVFECGWIHLTGPAAADRRAEVLLGIRGESLVHDPTGTVVDATTTVYLQGDLPHPGGRFRTVRGVDTSHPIDLYADATHNGVLLWPVGRARFDGAHLAVRDDDAYALYFDVLTLTMLAGHTDDAALRGSLRAALDDAWRAFRADDLRAARASLAPALAGPATDPLEYTAVGHGHLDMAWLWPLRETHRKSARTYARQLASIERHPGFVYGTSQPQQLQWMRDQHPTLFARLEDAVAAGGVEAQGSFWIEPDTNLPSGESLIRQAIVGRRFWQRELGLTDAQLRLCWLPDTFGYSGALPQILRGTGMEWFQTIKLAWNEVNDFPHRTFRWAGIDGSEVLVHMPPEGDYNARAAADGLLKGLRQHPERDMGTALLVYGGGDGGGGPSEVHHEVLDREIGADGAGIAGLPRVRRGSASEFFSRLAEHDVPHRHDGELYLEKHQGTYTTQAATKRWNRTLERLLHDVEALAAALGPEVRERVRGELEPVWQEALLQQFHDILPGSSIARVHRESVAAFERLAGVVEARIASLIDDLPAADGVAALNLAPVARDEPIRVDGAWMRAVVPPYATAALVPEPEHPELVADASGLANGVLTVRFDDATGAIVSMVDADGVEHAGDGLNRLVLHRDPFQFPFDAWDISAKAAASPGRPLRVVERSWHVEGPRAVRRHVLEGPKVRIEQRVVLEAGSTLVRFETHVDWQQTHRMLRAEHRPTRYGDEALCEIQMGHIRRPTTERDSVERAQFEVVAHRWLAVEDEAGAGFAMLNDGKYGHRAKHGLLSLNLLRSPTFPDRTADRGEHAFTYAIRPYAPGALHEVIADGYRLQAPARVVRGRALAPLVRASSPGVVVETVAPAYDSDGTVVRVYESLGVATSTAIETSIPHRAAWRTDMLERRVDATGALAPHAEPADLSAVALRPFEIATFVLESP; encoded by the coding sequence GTGCGCGCTGCCGCGAGCTGGCTCCTCGGCCTCCCGGTCGAGCAGCCGACGGCGTATCGCAGGCTGCGGGCGATCCGCGAGCGCATCTGGACGCGCCTCGCGCCGCTCGAGGCGAGCATCCTCACGTCGCCAGAGCCCACGCCCTTCGGCCACTGGCGTCCGAGCGACTTCCGCCCCCTCCGCCCCGGCACGGCGTGGGGCCACGTGTTCGAGTGCGGCTGGATCCACCTCACCGGACCGGCCGCGGCCGACCGGCGCGCCGAGGTGCTGCTGGGCATCCGCGGCGAGAGCCTCGTGCACGACCCGACCGGCACCGTGGTCGACGCGACGACGACCGTGTACCTGCAGGGCGACCTGCCGCATCCCGGCGGCCGCTTCCGCACGGTGCGCGGCGTCGACACGAGCCACCCGATCGACCTGTACGCCGACGCCACGCACAACGGCGTGCTGCTGTGGCCCGTCGGCCGGGCGCGCTTCGACGGCGCGCACCTCGCCGTGCGCGACGACGACGCGTACGCCCTCTACTTCGACGTGCTCACGCTCACGATGCTCGCGGGCCACACCGACGACGCCGCGCTGCGCGGCAGCCTGCGCGCCGCGCTCGACGACGCGTGGCGCGCGTTCCGCGCCGACGACCTCCGGGCCGCGCGCGCATCCCTCGCCCCCGCGCTCGCCGGGCCCGCCACCGACCCGCTCGAGTACACGGCCGTCGGCCACGGGCACCTCGACATGGCGTGGCTGTGGCCGCTGCGCGAGACGCATCGCAAGTCGGCGCGCACCTACGCACGGCAGCTCGCGTCGATCGAGCGGCACCCGGGATTCGTGTACGGCACGAGCCAGCCGCAGCAGCTGCAGTGGATGCGCGACCAGCACCCCACGCTGTTCGCGAGGCTCGAGGATGCGGTCGCGGCCGGCGGCGTCGAGGCGCAGGGCTCGTTCTGGATCGAGCCCGACACGAACCTGCCGAGCGGCGAGTCGCTCATCCGCCAGGCCATCGTGGGCCGCCGCTTCTGGCAGCGCGAGCTCGGGCTCACCGACGCGCAGCTGCGGCTGTGCTGGCTGCCCGACACGTTCGGCTACTCGGGGGCGCTGCCGCAGATCCTGCGCGGCACGGGCATGGAGTGGTTCCAGACGATCAAGCTCGCGTGGAACGAGGTCAACGACTTCCCGCACCGCACGTTCCGGTGGGCGGGCATCGACGGCTCCGAGGTGCTCGTGCACATGCCGCCCGAGGGCGACTACAACGCGAGGGCGGCGGCCGACGGCCTGCTGAAGGGGCTGCGGCAGCATCCCGAGCGCGACATGGGCACGGCGCTGCTCGTCTACGGCGGCGGGGACGGCGGCGGCGGGCCGAGCGAGGTGCACCACGAGGTGCTCGACCGCGAGATCGGGGCCGACGGCGCGGGCATCGCGGGCCTGCCGCGCGTGCGGCGGGGCAGCGCATCCGAGTTCTTCTCCCGCCTCGCCGAGCACGACGTGCCGCATCGGCACGACGGCGAGCTGTACCTCGAGAAGCACCAGGGCACGTACACGACGCAGGCGGCGACGAAGCGGTGGAACCGCACGCTCGAGCGGCTGCTGCACGACGTCGAGGCGCTCGCCGCAGCGCTCGGCCCGGAGGTGCGCGAGCGGGTGCGCGGCGAGCTCGAGCCCGTGTGGCAGGAGGCGCTGCTGCAGCAGTTCCACGACATCCTGCCCGGGTCGTCGATCGCACGGGTGCACCGGGAGTCGGTCGCGGCGTTCGAGCGGCTCGCGGGGGTCGTGGAGGCGCGGATCGCGTCGCTCATCGACGACCTGCCGGCCGCCGACGGCGTCGCCGCGCTCAACCTCGCGCCGGTCGCGCGCGACGAGCCCATCCGCGTCGACGGCGCGTGGATGCGCGCGGTCGTGCCGCCGTACGCGACCGCTGCGCTCGTGCCCGAGCCGGAGCATCCGGAGCTCGTGGCCGACGCATCCGGGCTCGCGAACGGCGTGCTCACGGTGCGGTTCGACGACGCGACGGGCGCGATCGTGTCGATGGTCGACGCCGACGGGGTCGAGCACGCGGGCGACGGCCTCAATCGGCTCGTGCTGCACCGCGACCCGTTCCAGTTCCCGTTCGACGCGTGGGACATCTCGGCGAAGGCCGCAGCGTCGCCGGGGCGGCCGCTGCGCGTCGTCGAGCGGTCGTGGCACGTCGAGGGGCCGCGCGCCGTGCGGCGGCACGTGCTCGAGGGACCGAAGGTGCGCATCGAGCAGCGCGTCGTGCTCGAGGCCGGCTCGACGCTCGTGCGGTTCGAGACGCACGTCGACTGGCAGCAGACGCACCGCATGCTGCGCGCCGAGCACCGGCCCACCCGCTACGGCGACGAGGCGCTGTGCGAGATCCAGATGGGGCACATCCGCCGCCCCACGACTGAGCGCGACAGCGTCGAGCGCGCCCAGTTCGAGGTCGTCGCGCACCGGTGGCTCGCCGTCGAGGACGAGGCGGGCGCCGGCTTCGCGATGCTCAACGACGGCAAGTACGGGCACCGCGCGAAGCACGGCCTGCTGTCGCTGAACCTGCTGCGCTCCCCCACGTTCCCCGACCGCACGGCCGACCGCGGCGAGCACGCGTTCACGTACGCGATCCGCCCCTACGCGCCGGGTGCGCTGCACGAGGTGATCGCGGATGGGTACCGGCTGCAGGCGCCCGCGCGCGTCGTGCGCGGGCGCGCGCTCGCACCGCTCGTGCGTGCGTCGTCGCCGGGCGTCGTCGTCGAGACCGTCGCCCCCGCGTACGACTCCGACGGCACGGTCGTGCGCGTGTACGAGTCGCTCGGGGTCGCGACGTCGACCGCGATCGAGACCTCGATCCCGCACCGCGCCGCGTGGCGCACCGACATGCTCGAGCGGCGCGTGGATGCCACGGGCGCGCTCGCGCCGCACGCCGAGCCCGCCGACCTGTCGGCGGTCGCGCTGCGGCCGTTCGAGATCGCGACCTTCGTGCTGGAGTCGCCGTGA
- a CDS encoding MFS transporter, with translation MSDAAAAPATASAAVPWLQRDLPARTQATAIVTAGIGQNLVLTTVTTFMLVYLIEHAGLSAGGVAVVTALVTVTRIVDAVADPVMGSIVDVTRTRLGRMRPYVLASTLPLIVLTTLLFAVPPDLAEPWQLAWFGVAYVLWGFAYAMCDVPFWGLIGSAFPDPERRTRVIANVRAFGAISLGAATLGMPWLARVLSPGDGTSASGWTIAVALVSIVGMALFALAFTHTRERAVTAERVPLRVLARTLVGNRPLMLVLLGSLLGFARFVVQSGGAVFVVIAYGNESVFTLVGAAIILGMVVSAFLAPVLLRRVPARAVAVGSALASAVVSTAMWFVGFADVWGLVACIFVNGLTLGLFLVVQATMIADAVDDAERRTGVRGDGISFATLTFISKVMTALSLLVFGLFVAGAGYEAGVDVTPAMQQTVFVAITLVPAASALLSAVPFAMVRVGASATREPASRS, from the coding sequence GTGAGCGACGCGGCTGCGGCGCCCGCGACCGCATCCGCAGCCGTCCCCTGGCTGCAGCGCGACCTGCCCGCGCGCACGCAGGCCACCGCGATCGTCACCGCCGGCATCGGGCAGAACCTCGTGCTCACGACCGTGACGACGTTCATGCTCGTGTACCTCATCGAGCACGCCGGCCTCTCGGCGGGCGGCGTCGCGGTCGTGACGGCGCTCGTGACGGTCACGCGCATCGTCGACGCCGTCGCCGACCCCGTCATGGGCTCGATCGTCGACGTCACGCGCACCCGCCTCGGGCGCATGCGGCCGTACGTGCTCGCATCGACGCTGCCGCTGATCGTGCTCACGACGCTGCTCTTCGCCGTGCCGCCCGACCTCGCCGAGCCGTGGCAGCTCGCGTGGTTCGGCGTCGCGTACGTGCTGTGGGGCTTCGCCTACGCGATGTGCGACGTGCCGTTCTGGGGGCTCATCGGCTCGGCCTTCCCCGACCCCGAGCGGCGCACGCGCGTCATCGCGAACGTGCGCGCGTTCGGCGCGATCTCGCTCGGGGCGGCGACGCTCGGCATGCCGTGGCTCGCCCGCGTGCTGTCGCCCGGCGACGGCACGAGCGCCTCCGGCTGGACCATCGCCGTCGCGCTCGTGTCGATCGTCGGCATGGCGCTGTTCGCGCTCGCGTTCACGCACACGCGCGAGCGCGCCGTGACGGCCGAGCGCGTGCCGCTGCGGGTGCTCGCGCGCACCCTCGTCGGCAACCGGCCGCTCATGCTCGTGCTGCTCGGGTCGCTGCTCGGCTTCGCGCGCTTCGTCGTGCAGTCGGGCGGCGCCGTGTTCGTCGTGATCGCGTACGGCAACGAGTCGGTCTTCACGCTCGTGGGTGCCGCGATCATCCTCGGCATGGTCGTGTCGGCGTTCCTCGCGCCCGTGCTGCTGCGGCGGGTGCCGGCGCGTGCCGTCGCGGTGGGGTCGGCGCTCGCCTCGGCGGTCGTGTCGACGGCGATGTGGTTCGTGGGCTTCGCCGACGTGTGGGGCCTCGTGGCGTGCATCTTCGTGAACGGCCTCACGCTGGGCCTGTTCCTCGTCGTGCAGGCGACGATGATCGCGGATGCGGTCGACGACGCCGAGCGGCGCACGGGCGTGCGGGGCGACGGCATCTCGTTCGCGACGCTGACGTTCATCTCGAAGGTGATGACGGCGCTGTCGCTGCTCGTCTTCGGGCTGTTCGTCGCCGGCGCCGGCTACGAGGCCGGCGTCGACGTGACGCCGGCGATGCAGCAGACGGTGTTCGTGGCGATCACGCTCGTGCCCGCCGCGAGCGCGCTGCTGTCGGCGGTGCCCTTCGCGATGGTCCGAGTGGGGGCGTCGGCGACCCGTGAACCCGCGTCTCGGTCCTGA
- a CDS encoding EamA family transporter — MDRRGGSGIALVLAGICSVQAGAAVAKLLFEHLDPASMTWLRLAFASLILLAIARPKVRSWDRRTWRAVLLLGVALAGMNLMYYLAMDRIPIALAVTLELLGPLVLALVLSRRWVDAAWVLLAGAGVGIIGAQSLTGALDAIGVLLALAAGACWAGYILSSHRVGELVPGVGGLTAAMCVAAVLTTPFGAVGAIAGVTAQPWLLLPALGVAILSSALAYAFELAALRRIPPRVFGVLMALEPVAAGLFALAIVGEGIGPVQMLALGVVVVAAAGVALTAAKDPPVTPDTGAIVQQ; from the coding sequence ATGGATCGTCGTGGCGGCTCGGGCATCGCCCTCGTGCTCGCGGGCATCTGCTCGGTGCAGGCCGGCGCGGCCGTGGCGAAGCTGCTGTTCGAGCACCTCGACCCCGCGTCGATGACGTGGCTGCGGCTCGCGTTCGCGTCGCTCATCCTGCTCGCGATCGCGCGCCCGAAGGTGCGCTCGTGGGATCGCCGCACGTGGCGGGCCGTGCTGCTGCTGGGCGTCGCGCTCGCCGGCATGAACCTCATGTACTACCTGGCGATGGATCGCATCCCCATCGCGCTCGCCGTCACGCTCGAGCTGCTCGGACCGCTCGTGCTCGCGCTCGTGCTGTCGCGTCGCTGGGTCGATGCGGCGTGGGTGCTGCTGGCCGGCGCGGGCGTGGGCATCATCGGCGCGCAGTCGCTCACGGGCGCGCTCGACGCGATCGGCGTGCTGCTGGCGCTCGCGGCGGGCGCGTGCTGGGCGGGCTACATCCTGTCGTCGCATCGCGTCGGCGAGCTCGTGCCGGGCGTCGGCGGGCTCACGGCGGCGATGTGCGTCGCGGCGGTGCTCACGACGCCGTTCGGCGCCGTCGGGGCGATCGCGGGCGTGACGGCGCAGCCGTGGCTGCTGCTGCCGGCGCTCGGCGTCGCCATCCTGTCGAGCGCGCTCGCGTACGCGTTCGAGCTCGCGGCGCTGCGCCGCATCCCGCCGCGCGTGTTCGGCGTGCTCATGGCGCTCGAGCCCGTCGCTGCGGGCCTCTTCGCCCTCGCGATCGTGGGCGAGGGCATCGGCCCGGTGCAGATGCTCGCGCTCGGCGTCGTCGTGGTCGCAGCCGCCGGCGTCGCGCTCACGGCTGCGAAGGATCCGCCGGTCACGCCCGACACGGGCGCGATCGTGCAGCAGTAG
- a CDS encoding DUF4352 domain-containing protein: MHIASSTIRRSLAATIPIVVASLALVGCGGASSSSDTGAPAPAATDQATETTAPAEAAQPGVGEVVSSDGWDFTVVSVGAAQEAVGSGALSSPAQGVYVPVTVTIVNTSNEAQFLGSDAVTIVDANGAEYSADSVASVYDQSAIPLGDVNPGITLTGPVYFDVPDGTVPTSVTFTGGLFGGQTVTVTL, translated from the coding sequence ATGCACATCGCATCCAGCACCATCCGCCGCAGCCTCGCGGCCACCATCCCCATCGTCGTCGCGAGCCTCGCGCTCGTCGGCTGCGGCGGCGCATCGAGCTCGAGCGACACCGGTGCCCCGGCGCCGGCAGCCACCGACCAGGCCACCGAGACCACGGCTCCCGCGGAGGCCGCGCAGCCGGGCGTCGGCGAGGTCGTGTCCTCGGACGGATGGGACTTCACCGTCGTCTCGGTGGGCGCCGCGCAGGAGGCCGTGGGCAGCGGCGCGCTGTCGAGCCCGGCGCAGGGCGTGTACGTGCCCGTCACGGTCACGATCGTGAACACGTCGAACGAGGCGCAGTTCCTCGGCAGCGACGCCGTCACGATCGTCGACGCGAACGGCGCCGAGTACTCCGCCGACTCCGTCGCGAGCGTCTACGACCAGTCGGCGATCCCGCTCGGCGACGTCAACCCCGGCATCACGCTCACGGGCCCCGTCTACTTCGACGTGCCCGACGGCACCGTGCCGACGTCGGTGACGTTCACGGGCGGGCTGTTCGGCGGCCAGACCGTCACCGTCACCCTCTGA
- a CDS encoding sensor histidine kinase, with amino-acid sequence MSEPSSSSRGRRALRVAAFVATSIVGVLLIALSATASVSAVPGATERDGASLGITGVGAALWLGSLVVSGSFVARRRWPWVALAGAGVLVLALQLDAMAPLLVLASVLAHGAGRIRWVQAGVALALAVVATVRDVLRGDDAVVALLLRDESTDTARVLTLVLAGTGLSLAVAYGLIVHASTRALRAEGDAERLEHRADALADRLDVVDRRAELSQAMHDGVARTLTHMHLQAAVLRDQQGLTPDARATADELVAQARKASIELQDVQRAIDADFGPAGGGALLPERGLGDAMQLLDDVRSAGHRVDAGVVLTGTSPLTPAVDRTAYWILSEALTNAVKHAPGGDAIGVAVSGDERVGIRIRVDNAVGSGTAIGSGTGIARMRAQAAAAGGTLDAGADARRRFRVEAHLPWARPGSDLGSDGAARQDRDRRG; translated from the coding sequence GTGTCCGAGCCGTCCTCTTCGAGCCGCGGGCGGCGTGCGCTGCGCGTCGCCGCGTTCGTCGCGACGTCGATCGTGGGCGTGCTGCTCATCGCGCTGTCCGCGACGGCGTCGGTCTCGGCCGTGCCGGGCGCGACGGAACGCGATGGCGCATCGCTCGGCATCACGGGCGTCGGCGCCGCGCTGTGGCTCGGCTCGCTCGTCGTCTCCGGCTCGTTCGTCGCGCGGCGGCGCTGGCCGTGGGTCGCGCTCGCCGGCGCGGGCGTGCTCGTGCTCGCCCTGCAGCTCGACGCCATGGCGCCGCTGCTCGTGCTCGCGAGCGTGCTCGCCCACGGCGCCGGCCGCATCCGCTGGGTGCAGGCGGGCGTCGCGCTCGCGCTCGCCGTCGTCGCCACCGTGCGCGACGTGCTGCGCGGCGACGACGCCGTCGTGGCGCTGCTGCTGCGCGACGAGTCCACCGACACCGCCCGCGTCCTCACGCTCGTGCTCGCCGGCACGGGCCTCTCGCTCGCCGTCGCCTACGGCCTCATCGTGCACGCCTCGACGCGAGCCCTGCGCGCCGAGGGCGACGCAGAGCGGCTCGAGCATCGGGCGGATGCGCTCGCCGATCGCCTCGACGTCGTCGACCGCCGCGCGGAGCTGTCGCAGGCGATGCACGACGGCGTCGCCCGCACGCTCACGCACATGCACCTGCAGGCGGCCGTGCTGCGCGACCAGCAGGGTCTGACCCCCGACGCGCGCGCGACCGCCGACGAGCTCGTGGCGCAGGCGCGCAAGGCGTCGATCGAGCTGCAGGACGTGCAGCGCGCGATCGACGCCGACTTCGGCCCGGCCGGCGGCGGCGCGCTGCTGCCCGAGCGCGGCCTCGGCGACGCGATGCAGCTGCTCGACGACGTGCGCTCGGCGGGCCACCGCGTCGACGCGGGCGTCGTGCTCACCGGCACGTCGCCGCTCACGCCGGCCGTCGACCGCACGGCGTACTGGATCCTCAGCGAGGCGCTGACGAACGCCGTGAAGCACGCACCTGGGGGCGACGCGATCGGCGTCGCCGTGTCGGGCGACGAGCGCGTCGGCATCCGCATCCGCGTCGACAACGCCGTCGGGTCGGGCACGGCGATCGGCTCGGGCACGGGCATCGCGCGCATGCGGGCGCAGGCGGCAGCGGCCGGCGGCACGCTCGACGCAGGCGCGGATGCGCGGCGTCGGTTCCGCGTCGAGGCGCACCTGCCGTGGGCGCGTCCGGGGTCCGACCTAGGATCGGATGGTGCCGCCCGTCAGGATCGCGATCGTCGAGGATGA
- a CDS encoding response regulator transcription factor: protein MPPVRIAIVEDDAFVAGMLRQLIEASEGYDVVGDAADAAGIAPLVAAHFPDVLLVDVRLGEASGIVAIDALRRSGAARPRVVFMTAQLDDRVVRDALEVGLDGFLHKSDVAGSWRAAVDAAVRGEVVLSPIVGSFIARQAADADRLAERRRVEAAVASLTDADRAVLRVLPEGLPVPELARAVHVGATSVKQSLARIQQALGVDNRTQATVLVVRHGILDER, encoded by the coding sequence GTGCCGCCCGTCAGGATCGCGATCGTCGAGGATGACGCGTTCGTCGCGGGCATGCTGCGCCAGCTGATCGAGGCGAGCGAGGGCTACGACGTCGTGGGCGACGCCGCGGATGCCGCGGGCATCGCACCGCTCGTCGCGGCGCACTTCCCCGACGTGCTGCTCGTCGACGTGCGGCTCGGCGAGGCGAGCGGCATCGTCGCGATCGACGCGCTGCGGCGCTCGGGCGCCGCGCGGCCGCGGGTGGTGTTCATGACGGCGCAGCTCGACGATCGCGTCGTGCGCGACGCGCTCGAGGTGGGGCTCGACGGCTTCCTGCACAAGTCCGACGTCGCGGGCAGCTGGCGCGCCGCGGTCGACGCGGCCGTGCGCGGCGAGGTCGTGCTGTCGCCCATCGTGGGGTCGTTCATCGCGCGGCAGGCCGCCGACGCCGACCGGCTCGCCGAGCGGCGCCGCGTCGAGGCCGCGGTCGCGTCGCTCACCGACGCCGACCGCGCCGTGCTGCGCGTGCTGCCCGAGGGGCTGCCGGTGCCCGAGCTCGCCCGCGCCGTGCACGTGGGTGCGACGAGCGTGAAGCAGTCGCTCGCCCGCATCCAGCAGGCGCTCGGCGTCGACAACCGCACGCAGGCGACGGTGCTCGTCGTGCGCCACGGCATCCTCGACGAGCGCTGA
- a CDS encoding RBBP9/YdeN family alpha/beta hydrolase, producing the protein MRLVILHGYGAMPTSHWFTWLGDEIGGDVDIPALPDSDAPTRDAWVAAARQAMAGDDELVLVGHSLGTVAALLAVDGVERARVRGVVLVAPFWERVPPLPDLDAFLDLPPIPDLGDLPVVVIASDDDPIVPPELSARAAALLGVPVQTVPRGGHFLDRDGWTTLPAARDAVLGMLAPA; encoded by the coding sequence ATGCGACTCGTCATCCTCCACGGCTACGGCGCCATGCCGACGTCCCACTGGTTCACGTGGCTCGGCGACGAGATCGGCGGCGACGTCGACATCCCCGCGCTGCCCGACTCGGATGCGCCGACGAGGGATGCGTGGGTCGCGGCGGCGCGGCAGGCGATGGCGGGCGACGACGAGCTCGTGCTCGTGGGCCACTCGCTCGGCACGGTCGCGGCGCTGCTCGCGGTCGACGGCGTGGAGCGCGCCCGCGTGCGCGGAGTCGTGCTCGTCGCCCCGTTCTGGGAGCGCGTGCCGCCGCTGCCCGACCTCGATGCCTTCCTCGACCTTCCGCCGATCCCCGACCTCGGCGACCTGCCGGTCGTGGTCATCGCGAGCGACGACGATCCGATCGTGCCGCCCGAGCTGTCGGCCCGAGCCGCGGCGCTGCTCGGCGTGCCCGTGCAGACGGTCCCGCGCGGCGGCCACTTCCTCGACCGCGACGGCTGGACGACGCTGCCGGCCGCACGCGACGCCGTGCTCGGGATGCTCGCGCCGGCCTGA
- a CDS encoding VOC family protein, with product MRLHHVQVSMPVDGDDEARRFWRDTIGLTEVPKPEPMAGRGGCWFRAFDDAGAVVVEIHMSRQEGFVPASKAHPALVLDAIAELETLAAAVVAGGYEVVWDDRLTFPGYERFHCFDGFGNRVEVLAPA from the coding sequence GTGCGACTCCATCATGTACAGGTCTCGATGCCGGTCGACGGCGACGACGAGGCGAGACGCTTCTGGCGCGACACGATCGGGCTCACCGAGGTGCCGAAGCCCGAGCCGATGGCGGGGCGGGGCGGATGCTGGTTCCGCGCGTTCGACGACGCCGGTGCGGTCGTGGTCGAGATCCACATGAGCAGGCAGGAGGGGTTCGTGCCGGCGAGCAAGGCGCATCCCGCCCTCGTGCTCGACGCGATCGCCGAGCTCGAGACGCTCGCCGCGGCCGTGGTCGCCGGCGGCTACGAGGTCGTGTGGGACGACCGCCTCACGTTCCCCGGCTACGAGCGCTTCCACTGCTTCGACGGCTTCGGCAACCGCGTCGAGGTGCTGGCGCCGGCCTGA